The following coding sequences are from one Kogia breviceps isolate mKogBre1 chromosome X, mKogBre1 haplotype 1, whole genome shotgun sequence window:
- the SUV39H1 gene encoding histone-lysine N-methyltransferase SUV39H1 has protein sequence MAENLKGCSVCCKSSWNQLQDLCRLAKLSCPALGISKRNLYDFEVEYLCDYKKIREQEYYLVKWRGYPDSESTWEPRQNLKCVRILKQFHKDLERELLRRHHRSKPPRHLDPSLANYLVQKAKQRRALRRWEQELNAKRSHLGRITVENEVDLDGPPRAFVYINEYRVGEGITLNQVAVGCECQDCLWAPAGGCCPGASLHKFAYNDQGQVRLRAGLPIYECNSRCRCGYDCPNRVVQKGIRYDLCIFRTDDGRGWGVRTLEKIRKNSFVMEYVGEIITSEEAERRGQIYDRQGATYLFDLDYVEDVYTVDAAYYGNISHFVNHSCDPNLQVYNVFIDNLDERLPRIAFFATRTIRAGEELTFDYNMQVDPVDMESTRMDSNFGLAGLPGSPKKRVRIECKCGTESCRKYLF, from the exons ATGGCGGAAAATTTAAAAG GCTGCAGTGTGTGTTGCAAGTCTTCTTGGAATCAGCTACAGGACCTGTGCCGCCTGGCCAAactctcctgccctgcccttggcATCTCCAAGAGGAATCTCTATGACTTTGAAGTCGAGTACCTGTGCGATTACAAAAAGATCCGC gaacAGGAGTATTACCTGGTAAAGTGGCGTGGGTACCCAGACTCAGAGAGCACCTGGGAGCCACGGCAGAATCTCAAGTGTGTGCGCATTCTCAAGCAGTTTCACAAGGACTTGGAAAGGGAGCTGCTCCGGCGGCACCACCGGTCAAAGCCACCCCGGCACCTGGACCCAAGCCTGGCCAACTACCTGGTGCAGAAGGCCAAGCAGAGGCGGGCGCTCCGGCGCTGGGAGCAGGAGCTCAATGCCAAGCGCAGCCACCTGGGACGCATCACCGTGGAGAACGAGGTGGACCTGGATGGCCCCCCGCGGGCCTTCGTGTACATCAACGAGTACCGTGTTGGTGAGGGCATCACTCTCAACCAGGTGGCTGTGGGCTGCGAGTGCCAAGACTGTTTGTGGGCACCTGCTGGAGGCTGTTGCCCTGGGGCGTCACTGCACAAGTTTGCCTACAATGACCAGGGCCAGGTGCGCCTGCGAGCCGGGCTGCCCATCTACGAGTGCAACTCCCGCTGCCGCTGTGGCTATGACTGCCCCAACCGCGTGGTACAGAAGGGCATCCGCTATGACCTCTGCATCTTCCGCACGGATGATGGACGCGGCTGGGGTGTCCGCACGCTGGAGAAGATCCGCAAGAACAGCTTCGTCATGGAGTACGTGGGAGAG ATCATTACCTCAGAGGAGGCAGAACGGCGGGGCCAGATCTACGACCGCCAGGGTGCCACCTACCTCTTCGACCTGGACTACGTGGAGGATGTGTACACCGTGGACGCCGCCTATTATGGCAACATCTCCCATTTTGTCAACCACAGT TGTGACCCCAACCTCCAGGTGTACAACGTCTTCATAGACAACCTTGATGAGCGGCTGCCCCGCATCGCTTTCTTTGCTACAAGAACCATCCGGGCAGGCGAGGAGCTTACCTTCGATTACAACATGCAAG TGGACCCCGTGGACATGGAGAGCACCCGCATGGACTCCAACTTTGGCCTGGCCGGGCTCCCCGGCTCCCCCAAGAAGCGGGTCCGTATTGAATGCAAGTGTGGGACTGAATCCTGCCGCAAATACCTCTTCTAG
- the WAS gene encoding actin nucleation-promoting factor WAS isoform X2 encodes MSGGPSGGRPGGRGGPGVQQNIPSALLQNHENQRLFEMLGRKCWTLATAVVQLYLALPRGAEHWTKEHCGAVCFVKDNPQKSYFIRLYGLQAGRLLWEQELYSQLVYSTPTPFFHTFAGDDCQAGLNFADEGEAQAFQTLVQEKIQKRNQRQSGDRRQLPPPPVPANEERRGGLPPLPPHPGPAAGSLSLGLVTVDIQNPDITNSRYRGLPVPGPGPGDKKRSGKKKISKADIGAPSGFKHVSHVGWDPQNGFDVNNLDPDLRSLFSRAGISEAQLTDAETSKFIYDFIENQGGLEAVRKEMRRQEPLPPPPPPSRGGNQPPRPPAVGSNKGRSGPLPPVPSGGAPPPPTPRAPPPPGRGGPPPPPPPATGRSVPPPPPPAGAGGPPMPPPPPPPPPPPSSGDGPIAPPPPPSLGLVGGLAPGGGRGALLDQIRQGIQLNKTPGAPESSALQPPPQSSEGLVGALMHVMQKRSRAIHSSDEGEDQAGDDDEDDEWDD; translated from the exons ATGAGTGGAGGACCTTCGGGAGGCAGGCCTGGGGGCCGTGGAGGACCAGGGGTTCAGCAGAACATACCCTCCGCCctcctccagaaccatgagaaccAGCGACTCTTTGAGATGCTTGGACGGAAATGCTGG ACGCTGGCCACCGCGGTTGTTCAGCTGTACCTGGCGCTGCCCCGTGGAGCTGAGCACTGGACCAAGGAACATTGTGGGGCTGTGTGCTTCGTGAAGGATAACCCCCAGAAGTCTTACTTCATCCGCCTTTACGGCCTTCAG GCTGGCCGGCTGCTCTGGGAACAGGAACTGTACTCACAGCTGGTCtactccactcccaccccctttTTCCACACCTTCGCTGGAGAT GACTGCCAAGCGGGGCTGAACTTCGCAGACGAGGGTGAGGCCCAGGCCTTTCAGACCCTGGTGCAGGAGAAGATACAAAAACGAAATCAGAGGCAAAGTGGAG ACAGGCGCCAGCTTCCGCCTCCACCAGTGCCAGCCAATGAAG agagaagaggagggctcccacccctgcccccacaccCAG gcccagcagctggctcactgtccctggggctggtgacagtggacatccaGAACCCAGACATCACGAATTCACGATACCGTGGGCTCCCTGTACCTGGACCTGGTCCAGGTGATAAGAAACgctcagggaagaaaaagatcaGCAAGGCTGATATTGGTGCACCCAGTGGATTCAA ACATGTCAGCCACGTGGGGTGGGACCCCCAGAATGGATTTGAC GTGAACAACCTGGACCCAGATCTGCGGAGCCTGTTCTCCAGGGCGGGAATCAGTGAGGCCCAGCTCACTGATGCGGAGACCTCCAAATTTATCTATGACTTCATTGAGAACCAGGGCGGGCTGGAGGCTGTGCGGAAGGAGATGAGGCGCCAGG AGCCGCTTCCACCGCCCCCACCGCCATCCCGAGGAGGGAACCAGCCCCCCCGGCCCCCAGCTGTGGGGAGTAACAAGGGTCGCTCTGGCCCACTACCCCCTGTACCTTCGGGAGGTGCTCCTCCCCCGCCAACTCCCCGggcacccccacccccgggccgAGGGGGCCCTCCGCCACCACCCCCTCCAGCCACTGGACGCTCTGTaccaccgccccctccccccgctgGAGCTGGGGGGCCGCCCATGcctccgccaccaccaccaccaccgccaccacccaGCTCTGGGGACGGACCAAtcgctcccccaccccctccttctcTGGGGCTTGTGGGGGGCCTGGCCCCTGGTGGGGGTCGGGGGGCACTTTTGGATCAAATCCGGCAGGGAATTCAGCTGAACAAG ACCCCTGGGGCCCCAGAGAGCTCAGCGCTGCAACCGCCACCTCAGAGCTCCGAGGGGCTGGTGGGGGCCCTGATGCACGTGATGCAGAAGAGAAGCAGAGCCATCCATTCATCGG aCGAAGGGGAGGACCAGGCTGGTGATGACGATGAGGATGATGAATGGGATGACTga
- the WAS gene encoding actin nucleation-promoting factor WAS isoform X1, protein MSGGPSGGRPGGRGGPGVQQNIPSALLQNHENQRLFEMLGRKCWTLATAVVQLYLALPRGAEHWTKEHCGAVCFVKDNPQKSYFIRLYGLQAGRLLWEQELYSQLVYSTPTPFFHTFAGDDCQAGLNFADEGEAQAFQTLVQEKIQKRNQRQSGDRRQLPPPPVPANEERRGGLPPLPPHPGGDQGGPAAGSLSLGLVTVDIQNPDITNSRYRGLPVPGPGPGDKKRSGKKKISKADIGAPSGFKHVSHVGWDPQNGFDVNNLDPDLRSLFSRAGISEAQLTDAETSKFIYDFIENQGGLEAVRKEMRRQEPLPPPPPPSRGGNQPPRPPAVGSNKGRSGPLPPVPSGGAPPPPTPRAPPPPGRGGPPPPPPPATGRSVPPPPPPAGAGGPPMPPPPPPPPPPPSSGDGPIAPPPPPSLGLVGGLAPGGGRGALLDQIRQGIQLNKTPGAPESSALQPPPQSSEGLVGALMHVMQKRSRAIHSSDEGEDQAGDDDEDDEWDD, encoded by the exons ATGAGTGGAGGACCTTCGGGAGGCAGGCCTGGGGGCCGTGGAGGACCAGGGGTTCAGCAGAACATACCCTCCGCCctcctccagaaccatgagaaccAGCGACTCTTTGAGATGCTTGGACGGAAATGCTGG ACGCTGGCCACCGCGGTTGTTCAGCTGTACCTGGCGCTGCCCCGTGGAGCTGAGCACTGGACCAAGGAACATTGTGGGGCTGTGTGCTTCGTGAAGGATAACCCCCAGAAGTCTTACTTCATCCGCCTTTACGGCCTTCAG GCTGGCCGGCTGCTCTGGGAACAGGAACTGTACTCACAGCTGGTCtactccactcccaccccctttTTCCACACCTTCGCTGGAGAT GACTGCCAAGCGGGGCTGAACTTCGCAGACGAGGGTGAGGCCCAGGCCTTTCAGACCCTGGTGCAGGAGAAGATACAAAAACGAAATCAGAGGCAAAGTGGAG ACAGGCGCCAGCTTCCGCCTCCACCAGTGCCAGCCAATGAAG agagaagaggagggctcccacccctgcccccacaccCAGGTGGAGACCAAGGGG gcccagcagctggctcactgtccctggggctggtgacagtggacatccaGAACCCAGACATCACGAATTCACGATACCGTGGGCTCCCTGTACCTGGACCTGGTCCAGGTGATAAGAAACgctcagggaagaaaaagatcaGCAAGGCTGATATTGGTGCACCCAGTGGATTCAA ACATGTCAGCCACGTGGGGTGGGACCCCCAGAATGGATTTGAC GTGAACAACCTGGACCCAGATCTGCGGAGCCTGTTCTCCAGGGCGGGAATCAGTGAGGCCCAGCTCACTGATGCGGAGACCTCCAAATTTATCTATGACTTCATTGAGAACCAGGGCGGGCTGGAGGCTGTGCGGAAGGAGATGAGGCGCCAGG AGCCGCTTCCACCGCCCCCACCGCCATCCCGAGGAGGGAACCAGCCCCCCCGGCCCCCAGCTGTGGGGAGTAACAAGGGTCGCTCTGGCCCACTACCCCCTGTACCTTCGGGAGGTGCTCCTCCCCCGCCAACTCCCCGggcacccccacccccgggccgAGGGGGCCCTCCGCCACCACCCCCTCCAGCCACTGGACGCTCTGTaccaccgccccctccccccgctgGAGCTGGGGGGCCGCCCATGcctccgccaccaccaccaccaccgccaccacccaGCTCTGGGGACGGACCAAtcgctcccccaccccctccttctcTGGGGCTTGTGGGGGGCCTGGCCCCTGGTGGGGGTCGGGGGGCACTTTTGGATCAAATCCGGCAGGGAATTCAGCTGAACAAG ACCCCTGGGGCCCCAGAGAGCTCAGCGCTGCAACCGCCACCTCAGAGCTCCGAGGGGCTGGTGGGGGCCCTGATGCACGTGATGCAGAAGAGAAGCAGAGCCATCCATTCATCGG aCGAAGGGGAGGACCAGGCTGGTGATGACGATGAGGATGATGAATGGGATGACTga